The Georgenia sp. TF02-10 genome window below encodes:
- a CDS encoding VOC family protein, with the protein MTEDADSPGGQPRVRQLRLVVEAEDFDAALTFYRDVLGLPEREAFEGDGDARVAILDAGAATLELSNPAQVRLIDSVEAEGRPSARIRIAFEVDDSAATTTQLVQAGAELIAAPRETPWRSLNSRLHAPADLEITLFQELGAPDT; encoded by the coding sequence ATGACCGAGGACGCAGACAGCCCGGGAGGCCAGCCCCGCGTGCGGCAGCTTCGCCTCGTTGTCGAGGCCGAGGACTTCGACGCAGCCCTGACCTTCTACCGAGACGTGCTCGGCCTGCCGGAACGAGAAGCGTTCGAGGGTGACGGAGATGCCCGGGTCGCGATCCTGGACGCGGGGGCGGCGACCCTGGAGCTCTCCAACCCCGCGCAGGTGAGGCTGATCGACTCCGTCGAGGCCGAGGGGCGGCCCAGCGCCCGCATCCGCATCGCCTTCGAGGTCGACGACAGCGCGGCGACGACGACGCAGCTCGTCCAGGCCGGCGCCGAGCTGATCGCCGCGCCCCGCGAGACGCCCTGGCGGTCGCTCAACTCGCGTCTGCACGCCCCGGCCGACCTCGAGATCACCCTGTTCCAGGAGCTCGGCGCCCCAGACACCTGA